One window from the genome of Cyclobacterium amurskyense encodes:
- the tpiA gene encoding triose-phosphate isomerase has translation MRKKIVAGNWKMNCLLEEGQKLTSEIVNMIKDEPIKDVQVILNPPFVHLHGVKKLIAGVDNIYLGAQNCSDQNSGAYTGETSAAMLTSFGAEFVIIGHSERRAMFNESNELLTEKTKQALSNNLTPIFCCGEPLEIREAGTHEAYVTKQLTESLFGFSEEEVKKLVIAYEPIWAIGTGKTASSDQAQEMHSAIRQHLSSKYGKTVAEGISILYGGSCKPDNAKEIFSKADVDGGLIGGASLKSRDFVDIAKSF, from the coding sequence ATGCGAAAAAAAATTGTTGCTGGTAATTGGAAAATGAACTGCTTGCTTGAAGAAGGTCAAAAACTAACTTCTGAGATAGTGAACATGATAAAAGATGAACCGATTAAAGATGTACAGGTAATATTAAATCCTCCTTTTGTTCATCTACACGGCGTAAAAAAACTTATTGCAGGTGTTGACAACATCTATCTAGGTGCTCAAAATTGTTCCGATCAGAATTCCGGAGCTTATACTGGAGAAACTTCAGCCGCCATGTTGACCTCCTTTGGAGCTGAATTTGTAATTATCGGTCATAGTGAAAGAAGAGCTATGTTCAATGAAAGCAATGAATTATTGACTGAAAAAACCAAACAGGCGCTTTCCAATAATTTAACGCCAATTTTCTGCTGTGGAGAACCTTTGGAAATCAGGGAAGCAGGAACTCATGAAGCCTACGTAACTAAACAACTTACTGAAAGCTTGTTTGGATTTAGCGAGGAAGAAGTTAAAAAATTAGTTATCGCCTACGAACCAATATGGGCAATAGGAACAGGTAAAACTGCTTCCTCTGACCAGGCACAGGAAATGCACTCTGCAATTCGTCAACACTTATCATCCAAATATGGTAAAACTGTAGCCGAAGGAATCTCTATACTTTACGGCGGAAGTTGCAAGCCTGACAATGCGAAAGAGATCTTCTCTAAAGCGGATGTGGATGGAGGATTGATCGGTGGTGCTTCATTAAAATCCAGAGATTTTGTAGACATCGCAAAATCATTCTAA
- a CDS encoding AlbA family DNA-binding domain-containing protein, producing the protein MTIQDITKLAQKGEGLHVEFKKKAAHPEKIVKEIIALANTEGGYLLLGVDDDGTVSGQRYIEEEVYAMDKAIKELIHPPMSLERDVIPINQKKGVAIYRVGKSADAPHFTLEDKKKKAYVRVADRSIQASREMWEIMKRKKNPNNVIFKYGRKEELLMKALANKPYVTLKEFMAMARIPVFIASKTLVKLVLANVLEVIPQESEDKFITKAHL; encoded by the coding sequence ATGACCATTCAGGATATTACAAAACTAGCTCAAAAAGGAGAAGGCCTGCATGTAGAGTTCAAGAAAAAGGCAGCCCATCCTGAAAAGATCGTCAAGGAAATCATCGCATTGGCCAATACCGAGGGGGGCTATCTCCTTTTAGGTGTAGATGATGACGGCACCGTTAGCGGCCAACGTTACATAGAAGAAGAGGTCTATGCCATGGATAAAGCCATAAAGGAGTTGATTCACCCTCCTATGAGCTTGGAAAGAGATGTCATCCCCATCAATCAAAAGAAAGGCGTTGCCATCTATAGAGTTGGGAAAAGCGCTGATGCACCACACTTTACTTTAGAAGATAAAAAGAAAAAAGCCTACGTTAGGGTAGCTGACCGAAGTATTCAGGCCAGTAGAGAAATGTGGGAGATAATGAAAAGAAAGAAAAACCCAAACAATGTCATTTTCAAATATGGAAGAAAGGAAGAATTACTAATGAAAGCCTTGGCCAACAAACCTTACGTCACCCTAAAAGAGTTTATGGCCATGGCTAGAATCCCAGTTTTCATTGCCTCCAAGACACTTGTCAAGCTGGTCTTAGCCAATGTGTTAGAAGTTATCCCTCAGGAATCTGAGGACAAATTCATTACTAAAGCGCATCTTTAG
- a CDS encoding regulatory protein RecX yields the protein MSVPEKGNSVSGSKKKNSYSKGLKKIAAYCAYQERAISEVVSKLNEIGLEEGEAEKILQTLIDQDFINEKRFVEGFVKGRFNLKRWGRIRIRQELKMREIPNHLIQEGLELLAPEDYHNTLLHLAERKWKLTNDDNLYKRKTKVVRFLVFRGFEPDLVWEVVEELGTKDAL from the coding sequence ATGTCAGTTCCAGAAAAAGGAAATTCGGTTTCAGGTTCAAAAAAGAAAAATAGCTATTCAAAAGGGCTAAAAAAAATAGCGGCTTATTGTGCGTATCAGGAACGTGCAATATCGGAAGTTGTGTCGAAACTAAATGAAATCGGGTTAGAAGAAGGTGAAGCAGAAAAAATTTTACAAACCTTGATAGATCAGGACTTCATTAATGAAAAGAGATTTGTTGAAGGCTTTGTCAAAGGAAGGTTCAACTTAAAAAGATGGGGAAGGATCAGGATTCGACAAGAGTTGAAAATGAGAGAAATTCCTAATCACTTGATTCAGGAAGGCCTGGAGCTTTTGGCCCCAGAGGATTACCATAATACTTTACTTCACTTGGCAGAGAGAAAATGGAAACTTACCAATGATGACAATCTGTACAAAAGGAAAACCAAGGTCGTTCGGTTTTTGGTGTTCAGAGGTTTCGAGCCGGACCTTGTATGGGAAGTTGTGGAGGAATTGGGAACTAAAGATGCGCTTTAG